In one window of Phycisphaerales bacterium DNA:
- a CDS encoding CHAT domain-containing protein has translation MTQTSGGTQWVQLLAVSPPEEFARAILGQNAVHEFSLIADQVESVGVQDLARALDLTLRLVGAADALDLPYPKARARRARAQVLAYANQFEDALVALNQAVMCADAGSHPVEAALARMTTLHALARLGRLEEAATVGRQAHAIFADAGEALLAARADINLGVVARMRDHPAEAIEHFDRARPHVSPHAMLAAQLENNAAEALLDLNRFEPAAAAFQTALAYFRAAGASRAAAIVEGNLADYHSRRGELQAALTHFDLARAAFGSDAPGDIARLGAEQAEAMLNSGMHAEAVEHYQRAIDELEKHQLPREAARARVGLGRAFIAMGRVNEAVPYLDAAALAFRQLRNPVGEAHALAAQAEIAIHRGGGARASALLRRALPLVADRPAHKAGLQVLQADAEIQQGNFAAAASTAALALETGRNLAIPPLIVAAHKARARANLAQGNRADAIKDLREATAVLEKTRATLHSGLFRGAFLSARVSAFSELIRLLLDESASNAAEAYNFLQRSRSRSLLDLLGSAHEDRATNGGLDAADRTCAERDQLIGDLNALYSKMHGQSAMLVSDAALTEWRASVAHVEAQLRSLEVRLASNPRYADLLSRAPEAADVLEQLPPGWQLLEYFEDGPSISAFVAHQGSLCVRRGLCDAALAREAVSRLQFQVQRAIPRLAFGGLSPRLIDDGRGALADLHALLIAPLARVIANNSSAIVVPHGYLHAVPFGALLDRPVLQVPSAGILPAMRARTPRARGGPSLVVGVGDELAPQIEAEAVAVHRAVPGSTLLTGARATCAEVRRGMQGAGFVHIAGHARFNAVDPLASGIQLSDGWLTARDFQAMDLAGAAVVLSGCGTGQTDTDAANESYGLVRGVLVGGAKTAVISLWPVHDQTTTEMMALLASTLYSQEQISPAEALAKVVREFRVERHPAAWAPFICVGTP, from the coding sequence ATGACACAGACTTCTGGGGGCACGCAGTGGGTGCAGTTGCTGGCGGTGTCGCCGCCCGAGGAGTTTGCGCGCGCTATCCTGGGGCAGAATGCCGTCCACGAGTTTTCTCTGATTGCTGACCAGGTCGAGTCCGTGGGCGTGCAGGACCTGGCCCGCGCACTCGATCTCACATTAAGGCTTGTGGGCGCGGCCGATGCGCTCGATCTGCCTTATCCCAAGGCCCGTGCCAGGCGTGCACGAGCGCAGGTGCTCGCGTACGCCAACCAGTTTGAAGACGCCCTTGTTGCGTTGAACCAGGCTGTCATGTGTGCTGATGCCGGCTCGCACCCGGTGGAGGCGGCGCTGGCCCGGATGACCACGCTGCACGCCCTGGCGCGCCTGGGGCGGTTGGAGGAGGCGGCCACCGTGGGCCGGCAGGCGCACGCGATCTTCGCCGATGCCGGGGAAGCCCTCCTGGCCGCCCGCGCGGACATCAACCTCGGTGTGGTTGCCAGGATGCGTGACCATCCTGCGGAGGCGATCGAGCACTTCGACCGGGCTCGCCCGCACGTCTCCCCGCACGCGATGCTCGCAGCACAGCTGGAGAACAATGCCGCTGAAGCGCTGCTCGACCTCAACCGCTTCGAGCCGGCCGCGGCCGCATTCCAAACGGCGCTCGCCTACTTCCGGGCAGCTGGGGCCTCGCGGGCGGCGGCGATCGTTGAAGGAAACCTGGCGGACTACCACTCCCGGCGCGGCGAGCTCCAGGCAGCCCTCACACACTTTGATCTCGCCCGCGCCGCCTTCGGGAGCGACGCTCCAGGTGACATCGCAAGGCTCGGGGCCGAGCAGGCCGAAGCCATGCTCAACTCCGGGATGCACGCGGAGGCTGTGGAGCACTACCAGAGGGCGATTGACGAGCTCGAGAAGCACCAACTACCCCGCGAGGCCGCCCGGGCGCGGGTCGGCCTTGGGCGTGCGTTTATTGCAATGGGACGGGTTAACGAGGCGGTGCCGTACCTTGACGCTGCGGCGCTCGCCTTCCGGCAGCTCCGCAATCCCGTTGGCGAGGCCCACGCGCTCGCGGCACAGGCGGAGATTGCGATCCATCGCGGCGGTGGCGCACGAGCATCAGCCCTGCTCCGTCGAGCGCTTCCCCTCGTCGCGGACCGACCGGCGCATAAGGCGGGGCTGCAGGTGCTGCAGGCGGACGCCGAGATCCAGCAGGGGAACTTCGCGGCAGCGGCATCGACCGCAGCCCTCGCTCTTGAGACCGGTAGGAACCTCGCCATCCCGCCCCTCATTGTCGCGGCTCACAAGGCCCGCGCACGTGCGAATCTTGCTCAGGGGAACCGGGCGGACGCGATCAAAGACCTCCGCGAAGCAACCGCGGTGCTGGAGAAGACCCGGGCGACGCTGCACAGCGGACTGTTTCGTGGCGCATTTCTTTCCGCGCGAGTATCAGCTTTTTCGGAGCTGATCCGGCTGCTTTTGGATGAGAGTGCGTCGAATGCTGCGGAGGCTTACAACTTTCTGCAACGGAGTCGCAGCCGATCACTCCTGGATCTCCTCGGCTCAGCGCACGAGGACCGTGCCACTAACGGAGGGCTCGATGCCGCCGACCGGACCTGCGCAGAGCGCGACCAGCTCATTGGTGACCTGAACGCGTTGTATTCAAAGATGCATGGTCAGAGTGCAATGCTCGTCTCCGATGCTGCGCTCACCGAATGGCGGGCCTCCGTTGCTCATGTTGAGGCACAGTTGCGGTCGCTCGAGGTGCGGCTCGCTTCGAACCCCAGGTACGCGGACCTGCTGTCACGAGCGCCTGAGGCTGCCGACGTGCTCGAGCAGCTCCCGCCCGGGTGGCAGCTGCTCGAGTACTTTGAGGATGGCCCGAGCATCTCCGCGTTCGTGGCTCATCAAGGCAGCCTCTGTGTCAGGAGGGGGCTGTGCGATGCAGCGCTCGCGCGCGAGGCGGTGTCGCGCCTCCAGTTCCAAGTGCAGCGGGCGATTCCCAGACTCGCTTTTGGTGGCCTGAGCCCCCGACTCATCGATGATGGTCGGGGGGCCTTGGCTGACCTGCACGCACTGCTCATCGCTCCTCTCGCGAGGGTGATTGCGAACAACTCGTCCGCCATCGTCGTGCCCCACGGTTACCTCCATGCGGTCCCATTCGGGGCTTTGCTGGATCGGCCCGTGCTTCAGGTGCCCAGCGCCGGCATTCTGCCAGCGATGCGAGCACGAACTCCCCGGGCCAGAGGCGGCCCCTCCCTGGTGGTCGGAGTAGGGGACGAACTCGCTCCCCAGATCGAAGCCGAAGCCGTTGCGGTCCATCGAGCGGTGCCCGGCAGCACTCTCCTCACAGGGGCGCGAGCAACCTGCGCCGAAGTCCGGAGAGGCATGCAGGGGGCGGGATTCGTGCACATTGCCGGGCACGCCCGGTTCAACGCCGTTGACCCGCTTGCCTCCGGCATCCAGCTCTCGGACGGATGGCTGACGGCGCGCGACTTCCAGGCCATGGATCTTGCGGGCGCAGCCGTCGTGCTCTCCGGATGTGGGACAGGACAGACCGATACTGATGCTGCTAACGAGAGCTACGGCCTCGTTCGGGGGGTGTTGGTGGGTGGGGCAAAGACCGCAGTTATCAGCCTTTGGCCTGTGCACGACCAGACCACCACCGAAATGATGGCCCTTCTGGCCTCAACCCTGTATTCTCAGGAGCAGATCAGCCCGGCCGAGGCGCTCGCAAAGGTCGTTCGGGAGTTCAGGGTTGAGCGGCACCCCGCCGCGTGGGCGCCATTCATCTGCGTAGGCACACCATGA
- a CDS encoding sigma-70 family RNA polymerase sigma factor, producing the protein MDSDQALIQAATQGNERAWAALVGRYRRLVYFVPHSQGLPPEGCDDVFQSTFLALVRNLHTLRDAQALSKWLVTTATRECWKWTRHHRWESAAPAGMPTDGAADELVERAELQAKIRGALDTLGGRCEQLLKALYLARQPVSYDEISQRLGIPVGSIGPTRNRCLAKLLMILDPTLGEKRP; encoded by the coding sequence TTGGACTCCGACCAGGCCCTCATTCAGGCGGCAACTCAAGGGAACGAGCGGGCATGGGCCGCGCTGGTTGGGCGTTACCGGCGCCTGGTCTACTTCGTTCCTCATTCCCAGGGACTTCCGCCGGAGGGCTGCGATGATGTGTTCCAATCCACCTTTCTCGCGCTGGTGCGCAACCTGCACACGCTGAGGGACGCTCAGGCACTGTCCAAGTGGCTGGTCACGACGGCGACACGGGAGTGCTGGAAGTGGACTCGCCACCACCGATGGGAGAGCGCGGCCCCGGCGGGAATGCCCACAGATGGAGCTGCCGACGAGCTGGTCGAACGCGCCGAACTCCAGGCAAAAATCCGTGGCGCTCTGGACACGCTGGGCGGCAGGTGCGAGCAGTTACTGAAAGCGCTCTATCTAGCGCGGCAGCCCGTCTCCTATGACGAGATCTCGCAACGGCTGGGCATCCCGGTCGGGAGTATCGGCCCAACGCGCAACCGCTGCCTGGCCAAACTCCTGATGATCCTCGACCCGACCCTCGGCGAGAAAAGACCGTGA
- a CDS encoding prepilin-type N-terminal cleavage/methylation domain-containing protein, which yields MLIYRGRASRRATGFTLIELLVVIGVIALLVGLLLPVLSGARAAARTVKCGVKLQSLSALTASFALDRKEQAPIAGRLWQHSRAQFTRAGLPSNLMFYFESGPGSAERPFPFFASLAAHSGVPFDTSSKAAMRVKLGFPGEDPDASGDFTSLTRCPDDSTFDQQQLKHLGNTLLPEDLTWTVANGLGEMTSYMLNEWALGESYTSSTRLFGKLYKGKFPSMTAYVADGEPRVFEPPADINYALFYDEETMPGYTFAHYNAWYRLYMPEEQFVGGVFYQFGAPVDYTAGFVRGGMRHKGATNVTFLDGHVATVPLTEAALEGVYISEP from the coding sequence ATGCTGATTTACCGCGGCAGAGCCAGCCGCAGGGCCACCGGGTTCACGCTGATTGAGCTGCTGGTGGTCATTGGTGTGATCGCCCTGCTCGTCGGCCTCCTGCTCCCGGTGCTTTCGGGCGCGAGGGCGGCGGCACGGACGGTGAAGTGCGGGGTCAAGCTCCAGTCCCTCTCGGCGCTCACCGCCTCTTTTGCGCTAGACCGCAAGGAGCAGGCGCCGATCGCCGGCCGGCTCTGGCAGCACTCCCGGGCCCAGTTCACCCGCGCCGGTCTGCCGTCCAACCTCATGTTCTACTTCGAGTCTGGTCCCGGGAGTGCCGAACGGCCCTTCCCGTTCTTCGCCTCGCTGGCGGCCCACTCGGGCGTGCCTTTTGACACCTCCTCGAAAGCCGCCATGCGGGTGAAGCTCGGGTTTCCCGGCGAGGACCCCGATGCCTCCGGAGACTTCACCTCCCTCACCCGCTGCCCCGACGACAGCACGTTCGACCAGCAGCAGCTCAAGCACCTGGGCAACACGCTCCTGCCGGAGGACCTCACCTGGACCGTCGCGAACGGGCTGGGTGAGATGACCTCGTACATGCTGAACGAGTGGGCCCTCGGGGAGTCGTACACCTCGAGCACGCGACTTTTCGGGAAGCTCTACAAGGGCAAGTTCCCGTCCATGACCGCTTATGTGGCGGACGGCGAGCCGCGGGTCTTTGAGCCGCCGGCGGACATCAACTACGCCCTGTTCTACGACGAAGAAACTATGCCCGGCTACACGTTCGCGCACTACAACGCGTGGTACAGGCTCTACATGCCCGAGGAGCAGTTCGTCGGCGGCGTCTTCTATCAGTTCGGCGCACCGGTCGATTACACCGCCGGCTTTGTGCGCGGCGGGATGCGGCACAAGGGGGCGACCAACGTGACGTTCCTGGACGGACACGTCGCGACCGTGCCGCTCACCGAGGCGGCACTCGAAGGGGTGTACATCAGTGAGCCCTGA